The following coding sequences lie in one Pontibacter sp. G13 genomic window:
- a CDS encoding two-component regulator propeller domain-containing protein, translated as MAKSWIILLLLFAGTLIAQPDWTSRQFDYLGVPQGLSHSSVHCMVQDEHGFIWLGTEHGLNWYDGYRCRTFLPDNSPLTDGTVFSLLLDGDNLWIGTRFGGLNKLHLPTLTWESFVYDPENPASAPNYPIRALSRDGQGNLWIGSDGGGISQFHPDKQLFSHFLNGPEDGSAASVMDLKYDPARNAFWVGTGATGIHQFDLNRYAYHAFYPESGSPQLNTFRKSLLMDPAGNLWIGTDGEGLFRFNPRTQEFEQFHTQSSPALSSNLVMDVALSPHGEIVIATDGGGINALDPATRHISQSQYTPEQHKSLNTNAIYSLLYDEDDNLWAGTFNGGANAFKARKPSFEQYTQTPLGVEGLSHKSVLAMLEDRKGRIWMGTDGGGINLFHPEDGTFEHFLHDPKDPTSIPSNAITWLHQDQEGKIWMGTFSGGMAYIDPETYVVKRFEAQKDVPHKLWHVNVWTIQEGPTGKIWLGTLGEGLQVFDPETGYFEPWQRATKYVPGLQSLQIKFLHWDSQDRLWIGTDSDGIACWNSITRRLKHFRHDPSDPTSLSGDGITYITEDRKGQIWIGTSNQGLNLFQGEDGFRKIPEFQHETIQGILEDQEGNFWITTYSALCRYNPTQGTRICFDQRDGLESLPFNSPATLQTRSGHMYVGGIHGFNKFHPDSIAIQNSVPEALITDFRILGTSISYGVPFDERSVLNAHILDASMVDLTYEDYEFTFQFASNDLTLPQKVQYAYQLEGFDQTWRYTAPGEHTATYTNLRSGTYPFKVKASDLHGNWGQMEHTIMVSIRPPFWEQAWFKIGVAALLGVLIFVWVRLVIDRQEKLHQKKALETERQLLKLKNEKLRSDNISKTTQLTTSAMAIAHKNQVLNGVKNKLAPIMDHLAGDSRVGLQSIIRGLDQEIRDDDSWTQFQMHFDEVHQHFIQKLKSRHPQLTRNDLRMCSLIHIHLSSKEIASILNISVRGVEKSRYRLKKKLDLGPDDNLTDYISNLG; from the coding sequence ATGGCGAAAAGTTGGATCATACTGCTACTGCTGTTTGCGGGAACCCTCATCGCGCAACCAGACTGGACATCCCGACAATTTGATTATCTCGGCGTTCCTCAAGGGCTTTCTCATAGTTCTGTGCATTGCATGGTCCAAGATGAGCATGGCTTCATTTGGCTAGGTACCGAGCACGGACTCAATTGGTATGACGGGTACAGGTGCCGCACCTTCCTCCCCGACAATAGCCCATTGACGGATGGAACGGTCTTTAGCCTGTTGCTAGATGGCGACAACTTGTGGATCGGGACCCGATTTGGGGGACTGAACAAGTTACATCTTCCCACCTTGACTTGGGAAAGCTTCGTCTACGATCCCGAAAACCCTGCCAGTGCGCCCAATTATCCCATCAGGGCGCTTTCACGAGATGGGCAGGGCAATCTTTGGATCGGTTCCGATGGCGGGGGAATCAGCCAATTTCATCCAGACAAACAACTGTTTTCCCATTTCCTCAATGGCCCGGAGGATGGTTCCGCAGCTTCGGTGATGGATCTGAAGTACGATCCAGCCCGAAATGCCTTTTGGGTGGGAACTGGCGCGACGGGAATTCATCAATTCGATCTGAATCGATATGCCTACCACGCATTTTATCCCGAGTCCGGAAGCCCACAACTGAATACATTCCGAAAATCATTACTCATGGATCCAGCAGGCAATCTCTGGATCGGGACTGACGGCGAGGGCCTTTTTCGCTTCAATCCCCGGACTCAGGAATTTGAGCAGTTCCACACCCAATCTTCTCCGGCACTTTCATCAAATCTCGTCATGGATGTGGCACTTTCCCCACATGGAGAAATAGTCATTGCCACCGACGGTGGGGGAATCAATGCACTCGATCCCGCCACTCGTCACATTTCGCAGAGCCAATACACCCCCGAACAACACAAATCCCTGAATACCAACGCCATTTACTCATTGCTTTACGATGAGGATGACAATCTCTGGGCAGGCACTTTCAACGGAGGTGCCAATGCCTTCAAAGCCCGTAAGCCCAGTTTTGAGCAATACACCCAAACGCCTTTGGGCGTGGAAGGCCTCAGTCACAAGTCTGTATTGGCCATGTTGGAAGACCGAAAAGGACGGATATGGATGGGCACTGATGGCGGAGGAATCAATCTATTCCATCCAGAAGACGGCACCTTTGAGCATTTTCTGCACGACCCCAAAGATCCCACCTCGATTCCTTCCAATGCCATCACCTGGCTGCATCAAGACCAGGAAGGGAAAATCTGGATGGGGACATTCTCTGGAGGAATGGCCTATATCGACCCCGAGACCTATGTGGTCAAGCGATTCGAAGCACAAAAAGATGTCCCGCACAAACTCTGGCACGTCAATGTCTGGACCATTCAAGAAGGTCCAACGGGAAAAATCTGGCTAGGGACGCTTGGAGAAGGTCTACAGGTATTCGATCCTGAAACGGGCTATTTTGAGCCTTGGCAACGCGCCACCAAATACGTCCCGGGTCTTCAAAGCCTACAAATCAAATTTCTGCATTGGGATTCTCAAGATCGCCTTTGGATTGGAACTGACAGTGATGGCATAGCATGTTGGAATTCCATCACGCGTAGGCTCAAGCATTTCAGGCATGATCCCTCGGACCCCACCAGCTTGAGTGGAGATGGAATCACCTATATCACAGAGGACCGCAAAGGACAGATCTGGATCGGGACCAGCAATCAAGGACTCAACCTGTTTCAGGGAGAAGACGGCTTTCGCAAGATTCCAGAATTTCAGCATGAAACCATTCAAGGCATCCTAGAAGATCAGGAGGGGAATTTTTGGATCACGACCTACTCGGCCCTTTGTCGCTACAATCCCACACAAGGAACGCGGATTTGCTTTGATCAGCGAGATGGCTTGGAGAGTCTTCCCTTCAATAGTCCCGCCACGCTTCAAACTCGCAGTGGACACATGTATGTGGGCGGAATCCATGGATTCAACAAGTTTCACCCAGATAGCATCGCGATCCAGAATTCAGTTCCAGAGGCATTGATCACCGATTTCCGGATTCTAGGGACCTCCATTTCCTATGGAGTGCCTTTCGACGAACGGTCTGTACTGAATGCCCATATCCTAGATGCCTCCATGGTGGATCTGACCTATGAAGACTACGAATTCACCTTTCAATTTGCCTCCAACGACCTCACCCTGCCACAGAAAGTGCAGTACGCCTATCAACTGGAAGGATTTGACCAGACTTGGCGGTATACAGCTCCGGGCGAACACACAGCTACCTATACCAACTTACGAAGTGGCACCTATCCCTTCAAGGTCAAGGCTTCAGATCTTCACGGCAATTGGGGCCAAATGGAGCATACCATCATGGTATCCATCCGGCCTCCATTTTGGGAACAGGCGTGGTTCAAAATTGGCGTAGCCGCCCTATTGGGGGTGCTTATATTCGTATGGGTCCGCCTCGTGATTGATCGTCAAGAAAAGCTCCATCAGAAAAAAGCCCTGGAGACGGAGCGGCAATTGCTGAAACTCAAAAACGAGAAGCTACGGTCGGACAACATCTCCAAAACCACCCAGCTGACCACTTCAGCCATGGCCATTGCACACAAAAACCAAGTATTGAATGGCGTGAAGAATAAGCTAGCGCCGATTATGGATCATTTGGCGGGAGACTCCCGAGTGGGTCTTCAAAGCATCATCCGGGGGTTGGATCAGGAGATTCGCGACGATGATTCATGGACTCAATTCCAGATGCACTTTGACGAGGTCCACCAACATTTCATCCAAAAACTGAAGTCCCGTCATCCCCAATTGACAAGAAATGATCTTCGGATGTGTAGCCTCATTCACATTCATCTTTCGAGCAAAGAGATCGCCTCCATTCTGAATATCTCTGTCCGCGGAGTAGAGAAAAGCCGTTATCGACTCAAGAAAAAATTGGATTTGGGACCTGATGACAACCTGACCGACTACATTTCCAACTTGGGATGA
- the bglX gene encoding beta-glucosidase BglX, translating into MLNLSQKGWLLGTVALLLSACSVPPSGSSTSPQADARVEEILSQMTLEEKLGQLNLVVGDLFNTGPTVNTNPSDRFDEQIRQGQITGIFNIHGAEYLHRLQKIAVEETRLGIPLIFGADVIHGFRSVSPVPLAEAASWDLKAIEASARVAGEESAATGMHWTFAPMVDISRDARWGRIAEGAGEDPYLGSLVAAARVRGFQGEDLSAPNTIAACVKHFAAYGAPHGGRDYNTVDMSERLLREVFLPPYRAAIDAGAASLMTSFNELNGVPVTGSTWLLRDVLREEWGFNGMIVSDWQSITEMEYHGFAKDRAHSGQIGMEAGVDMDMMGATYLEDLPALVKSGDVPMELIDQAVRNVLQMKMDLGLFDDPFRYGSVDREASEIRNAQQLEAVRDMARKSMVLLKNEKNLLPLSKDTRKIALIGPLALESNKGEFNGCWSFFGQPGEVVSVEAAFREAMPASSKLLVAEGCDLYSDSQAGFKQAVKTAKQADVVVMVLGESAVMNGEGASRADIGLPGEQLALLKAVHATGKPLVVLTVSGRPLELSWLDENVGTILHIWTPGSETGHAVTDVVFGDYNPAGKLPVSFPRLVGQVPIYYNYKATGRMYEGDYSEHGSERVYRSRYRDVENGPLYPFGYGLSYTEFEYGEIRLDEPEMSMNGTLTASVSVTNTGKVAGEEVVQLYIRDLVGTATRPVKELKGFQKILLEPGESTTVSFEIGTEDLAFWHDDNTWYAEPGEFHLFIGTNSDEAQMVKFRIKDASAI; encoded by the coding sequence ATGCTGAACCTTTCCCAAAAGGGCTGGCTACTCGGCACCGTTGCACTGCTGCTATCTGCCTGTTCCGTCCCGCCATCGGGATCGTCCACTTCTCCACAAGCTGATGCTCGTGTCGAGGAGATCCTCTCCCAAATGACTTTGGAGGAAAAACTTGGTCAATTGAATCTCGTCGTCGGAGACTTGTTCAATACCGGCCCTACGGTCAACACCAATCCTTCCGATCGATTTGACGAACAAATCCGTCAAGGCCAGATCACCGGAATTTTCAATATTCATGGCGCTGAATACCTACATCGTCTACAGAAGATTGCAGTGGAAGAAACCCGCTTGGGCATTCCCTTGATTTTCGGAGCTGATGTGATTCATGGGTTTCGCAGTGTTTCCCCTGTCCCCTTGGCTGAAGCCGCGAGTTGGGACCTGAAAGCCATTGAAGCCAGTGCGCGCGTGGCTGGCGAAGAATCTGCTGCTACCGGGATGCACTGGACATTCGCTCCTATGGTGGATATTTCCAGAGATGCCCGGTGGGGTCGTATTGCCGAAGGGGCTGGTGAAGACCCATACCTCGGTTCTCTCGTAGCTGCGGCGCGTGTCCGTGGGTTCCAAGGCGAAGATCTTTCTGCGCCCAACACCATCGCTGCCTGCGTGAAGCACTTTGCTGCTTACGGCGCACCTCATGGAGGCCGTGACTACAACACCGTGGATATGTCCGAGCGCTTGTTGCGGGAAGTATTTCTGCCTCCTTACCGGGCCGCTATTGACGCGGGAGCAGCCTCCCTGATGACGTCTTTCAACGAATTGAATGGCGTACCGGTAACGGGTAGCACTTGGTTGCTCCGCGATGTCCTACGTGAAGAATGGGGATTCAATGGAATGATCGTTTCCGATTGGCAATCCATCACCGAAATGGAGTACCACGGATTCGCCAAAGATCGCGCTCATAGTGGTCAAATCGGCATGGAAGCAGGCGTAGATATGGATATGATGGGTGCTACCTATCTCGAAGATCTGCCTGCTTTGGTAAAATCAGGAGATGTACCGATGGAGCTCATCGACCAAGCGGTACGCAATGTCCTCCAGATGAAAATGGATCTGGGACTCTTTGACGATCCATTCCGATACGGATCTGTGGACCGCGAAGCATCCGAAATCCGCAACGCCCAGCAGTTGGAGGCAGTTCGAGACATGGCTCGCAAGAGTATGGTGCTCCTGAAAAATGAAAAGAATCTACTTCCGCTTTCCAAGGATACCCGCAAGATTGCGTTGATCGGCCCATTGGCGCTGGAAAGCAACAAGGGAGAATTCAACGGATGCTGGTCATTCTTTGGACAGCCAGGGGAAGTCGTTTCTGTCGAAGCTGCCTTCCGTGAGGCAATGCCTGCATCTTCCAAGCTCTTGGTTGCCGAAGGATGTGATCTCTACAGCGATTCTCAGGCTGGATTCAAGCAGGCCGTCAAAACCGCCAAGCAAGCAGACGTAGTCGTGATGGTACTCGGTGAAAGCGCCGTCATGAATGGTGAAGGTGCTTCTCGTGCCGATATCGGCCTCCCCGGAGAGCAGCTAGCATTGCTCAAGGCCGTACATGCCACCGGCAAGCCATTGGTCGTATTGACCGTCAGTGGCCGTCCCTTGGAGCTGAGCTGGCTCGACGAAAACGTTGGTACCATCCTGCACATTTGGACACCCGGATCTGAAACTGGCCACGCTGTGACCGATGTGGTATTTGGCGACTACAACCCTGCCGGTAAACTCCCGGTTTCGTTCCCTCGACTCGTAGGTCAAGTGCCGATCTATTACAACTACAAGGCGACTGGCCGGATGTACGAAGGTGATTACTCCGAGCATGGAAGCGAACGCGTCTACCGTTCTCGCTACCGTGATGTGGAAAACGGCCCCCTGTATCCGTTTGGATATGGCCTGAGCTACACGGAATTCGAATATGGTGAAATTCGCCTCGATGAGCCCGAAATGAGCATGAATGGCACATTGACTGCCAGCGTTTCTGTCACCAACACAGGCAAAGTTGCCGGCGAAGAAGTCGTGCAATTGTACATCCGCGATCTCGTAGGAACCGCCACCCGCCCAGTGAAGGAGCTGAAAGGATTCCAGAAGATCTTGTTGGAGCCCGGAGAGTCCACTACGGTCAGCTTCGAAATTGGCACCGAGGACCTCGCCTTCTGGCATGATGACAATACTTGGTATGCCGAGCCCGGAGAGTTCCACCTCTTCATTGGCACCAACTCCGACGAAGCTCAGATGGTCAAGTTCCGGATCAAGGACGCTTCCGCCATCTAA
- a CDS encoding haloalkane dehalogenase, whose amino-acid sequence MAGYLLHTTSDLAETSTFTSNSANMPLTELPAIEFLRTPESRFEGISDYPFSPHYVQVSNGLRMHYLDEGPKDAPIIMLWHGEPSWSYLYRTMIPPLVQAGFRVMAPDLIGFGKSDKPIHMEDYSYERYLNWMWDWMDAVSIEQAHLFCQDWGGLLGLRMVADQPNRFDRVIAANTILPTGDNPPNEAFQKWQKFAAEVPVFPVSNIIQRATVSELSAETLAAYDMPFPDESYKAGARIFPALVPVTPDDPQSQPNRLAWQSLAQRTQPFLTLFSDSDPIMSGLEKLFIKIVPGAKGQPHTTIPQGGHFLQEDQGPLIAEHIIQFLQQPASQS is encoded by the coding sequence ATGGCTGGTTATCTTCTCCATACTACTTCTGATCTGGCCGAAACCTCCACATTCACCTCCAACTCTGCGAACATGCCATTGACAGAACTACCCGCGATTGAATTTCTACGGACGCCTGAATCTCGATTTGAAGGAATCTCGGACTATCCCTTTTCGCCGCATTACGTCCAAGTTTCCAACGGACTGCGCATGCACTATCTGGATGAAGGGCCCAAAGATGCCCCCATCATCATGTTGTGGCATGGTGAACCCAGCTGGTCCTACCTGTACCGGACTATGATTCCCCCGCTGGTCCAGGCCGGATTCAGGGTGATGGCGCCGGATTTGATTGGATTTGGGAAATCGGACAAACCCATCCACATGGAAGACTATTCCTATGAGCGCTACCTCAACTGGATGTGGGATTGGATGGATGCAGTATCTATCGAGCAGGCACATCTATTTTGCCAAGATTGGGGCGGTCTACTTGGGCTGCGAATGGTGGCGGACCAGCCCAATCGATTTGACAGGGTAATCGCTGCCAACACCATCCTGCCTACAGGCGACAATCCTCCCAACGAAGCCTTTCAGAAGTGGCAGAAATTTGCTGCAGAGGTTCCCGTCTTTCCGGTCAGCAACATCATCCAGCGAGCTACGGTCAGTGAGCTTTCGGCTGAAACGCTTGCAGCGTATGACATGCCGTTTCCAGATGAGTCCTACAAAGCAGGAGCACGGATCTTTCCTGCACTTGTGCCTGTCACCCCGGACGATCCACAGAGTCAGCCCAATAGATTGGCTTGGCAATCTCTGGCCCAGCGCACCCAGCCGTTCCTGACATTGTTCAGCGATAGTGATCCCATCATGAGTGGTTTGGAGAAGCTCTTCATCAAAATCGTCCCCGGCGCCAAAGGCCAGCCCCATACCACCATTCCTCAAGGGGGGCATTTCTTGCAGGAAGACCAGGGGCCGCTGATCGCCGAGCACATCATTCAATTCTTGCAGCAACCTGCCAGTCAAAGCTAG
- a CDS encoding T9SS type A sorting domain-containing protein, whose product MNFTTLRILLLVVSLCSMSLGGFAQTIKIWPKTGVGSGVTYGADVKLTMFRIDPSDYSSIIGKMKNDLQMDLVRVPMVAQWGTGDNRHLEVRDFAQEAKNQGLDVFLSVANTNGTFKPNGDLDDGHGVHKFASWMLCNGCANPGTYNVNLDKYKDWMQILVNDKIGANLVDYLGPWNEDGAYLNDYTSLDIGIPVVGVEVWGLGSAPARYTNVNSAIDVAGAHNYVSSGTPNLLNAYTEWQNFANAGSKPEWFTETTLFAKSTAEGIAHMLPPISVGIEKMIIYQTVTRQIWANGGNATHWNATKELIDYSKGKGSARQVETNSRYGVVASFKEGTDLHVHLCNVDATQRTMYINLQQGYTVSSTAQQAYGGTVTTTIKNGGAQLEVVIPAKTYVRITASGLAAAPTYSFIDHNSSGYRLRADPNTEVVSTVSSGSTGTWVQWSEEESNNGYFYLVHRASGKKLNSSDGYSLSLVGASTTSNSAQWRWVDAGSGWHRLEHRQSGNWLHVKPDGTSDFRLGPTSWTGDNTKWQPNAAPVRRMVDQTEHFKLYPNPSNSGAVQLEITSDGPCMMNLIDLQGRRLDTQSLAGPGLYKFNFGHLPAGTYLCQFIQDGQSHTQRLILQ is encoded by the coding sequence ATGAACTTTACTACCCTTCGCATTTTATTACTCGTCGTGAGCCTCTGTTCCATGTCTTTGGGAGGCTTCGCTCAGACCATCAAGATTTGGCCCAAGACAGGCGTTGGAAGCGGCGTCACCTATGGTGCCGATGTCAAGCTCACCATGTTCCGGATTGATCCATCAGACTATTCCTCGATTATCGGCAAGATGAAGAATGATCTGCAAATGGACTTGGTCCGGGTTCCTATGGTAGCCCAATGGGGAACAGGGGACAATCGTCACCTGGAAGTCCGAGACTTTGCTCAGGAAGCCAAAAATCAAGGCCTGGATGTCTTCTTGAGCGTCGCCAACACCAATGGCACCTTCAAGCCCAACGGCGACCTAGACGATGGGCATGGCGTCCACAAATTCGCCAGCTGGATGCTCTGTAATGGCTGTGCCAATCCCGGTACCTACAATGTCAATCTCGACAAGTACAAGGATTGGATGCAGATCCTCGTCAACGACAAAATCGGCGCAAATCTCGTCGACTATCTCGGGCCTTGGAATGAAGATGGCGCATACCTCAATGACTACACCAGCCTCGATATCGGTATTCCGGTCGTAGGCGTCGAGGTCTGGGGACTGGGTTCCGCACCTGCGAGATATACTAATGTCAACAGTGCTATCGACGTGGCAGGGGCGCACAACTACGTCTCCAGCGGTACGCCCAATCTCCTGAATGCCTATACCGAATGGCAGAACTTCGCCAATGCCGGTAGCAAGCCCGAATGGTTCACCGAGACTACGTTGTTTGCCAAAAGCACTGCCGAAGGAATCGCCCACATGCTGCCTCCCATCTCTGTGGGGATCGAGAAGATGATCATCTATCAGACCGTGACCCGCCAGATCTGGGCAAATGGTGGCAACGCAACTCATTGGAATGCCACCAAGGAGCTGATCGACTACTCCAAAGGCAAAGGTTCCGCTCGTCAAGTGGAGACCAATAGCCGCTACGGAGTCGTGGCATCCTTCAAGGAAGGAACTGACTTGCATGTGCATCTGTGCAATGTAGACGCTACCCAACGCACGATGTACATCAATCTCCAGCAGGGCTACACCGTTTCCAGCACCGCTCAGCAAGCCTATGGCGGTACCGTCACCACGACCATCAAAAATGGCGGCGCACAACTGGAAGTGGTGATTCCCGCCAAAACCTACGTGCGCATCACCGCGAGTGGGTTGGCCGCTGCTCCGACTTATTCATTCATCGATCACAACTCCAGCGGTTACCGCCTCAGAGCTGACCCCAATACCGAGGTGGTTTCGACCGTGAGTTCCGGTAGTACAGGGACTTGGGTGCAATGGTCCGAAGAGGAATCCAACAATGGATATTTCTACCTCGTGCATCGCGCCAGTGGCAAGAAGCTGAATAGCTCAGATGGATATTCGCTCTCGCTGGTCGGCGCTAGTACCACCAGCAACAGCGCCCAGTGGAGATGGGTAGACGCAGGGAGTGGATGGCATCGCCTCGAACACCGCCAAAGCGGCAACTGGCTACATGTCAAACCGGATGGTACTTCGGACTTCCGCCTCGGACCGACTAGCTGGACAGGTGATAACACCAAATGGCAACCTAATGCCGCACCTGTTAGAAGAATGGTCGATCAGACAGAGCATTTCAAGTTGTATCCGAATCCATCCAATTCCGGGGCAGTACAGCTGGAGATCACTTCCGATGGGCCATGTATGATGAACCTCATCGACTTGCAGGGACGCAGACTCGACACTCAATCCTTGGCGGGGCCCGGTCTCTACAAGTTCAATTTCGGCCACCTGCCAGCGGGAACCTACCTCTGCCAATTCATTCAAGATGGGCAATCCCACACGCAGAGATTGATCCTCCAATAA